One region of Chryseobacterium sp. C-71 genomic DNA includes:
- the namA gene encoding NADPH dehydrogenase NamA, which yields MLYTPIKFRNVEMKNRWVMSPMCMYSCENGLANDFHYVHYGSRAQGGTGLIMVEATGVEPRGRITNHCMGIWNDEQVEKLQKIVEFVHKNSDSKIGIQIAHAGRKGSTWENKQISLEEGWETIAPSPIPYHPTERIPHELSVEEIKDLVRNFKDAAKRAVKAGFDVVEIHGAHGYLVHQFLSPLSNVRTDEYGGSFENRSRFLLEIVDAVNEELNENVALFVRISGTEYAENGWDINDSVVLAKILKNHSVDLVDVSSGGNIHGAKISVFDGYQVPFSSQVKNEADVKTGAVGLITSTSQAEEILQKGEADLIFVAREILRNPYIAVQGSFEMKEESFFPHQYLRAKISS from the coding sequence ATGTTATATACTCCGATAAAATTTAGAAATGTAGAGATGAAAAACCGTTGGGTGATGTCGCCAATGTGTATGTATTCTTGCGAAAACGGATTGGCTAATGATTTTCATTATGTGCATTACGGAAGTCGTGCTCAGGGTGGAACAGGTTTAATCATGGTGGAAGCTACCGGCGTAGAACCTCGTGGCCGCATTACCAATCACTGCATGGGAATCTGGAACGACGAACAAGTGGAAAAACTTCAGAAAATCGTAGAATTTGTACACAAGAACTCAGATTCAAAAATCGGAATTCAAATCGCTCACGCAGGCAGAAAAGGTTCAACTTGGGAAAATAAACAAATTTCTTTGGAAGAAGGCTGGGAAACTATTGCTCCAAGCCCGATTCCGTATCATCCGACAGAAAGAATTCCGCATGAATTGTCTGTGGAAGAGATAAAAGACTTGGTTCGAAATTTTAAGGATGCTGCAAAAAGAGCGGTCAAAGCAGGCTTCGATGTGGTTGAAATTCATGGTGCCCACGGATATCTGGTTCATCAGTTTCTTTCACCCCTTTCAAACGTACGAACTGATGAATATGGCGGAAGTTTTGAAAACAGAAGCCGATTTTTATTGGAAATCGTTGATGCTGTAAATGAAGAATTGAATGAAAATGTTGCACTTTTTGTAAGAATTTCCGGAACTGAATATGCTGAAAACGGCTGGGATATCAATGATAGTGTAGTGTTAGCTAAAATTTTAAAGAATCATTCAGTCGATTTAGTAGACGTTTCAAGCGGCGGAAATATTCATGGTGCAAAAATTTCTGTTTTTGACGGCTATCAGGTTCCGTTTTCTTCTCAGGTTAAAAACGAAGCGGATGTTAAAACAGGAGCTGTTGGTTTGATTACTTCAACTTCTCAGGCTGAAGAAATTTTACAAAAAGGTGAAGCTGATCTTATTTTTGTGGCAAGAGAGATCCTCAGAAACCCATATATTGCGGTTCAGGGTTCTTTTGAAATGAAAGAAGAAAGTTTTTTCCCACATCAATACCTCAGAGCGAAAATTTCTTCTTAA
- a CDS encoding CCC motif membrane protein, with protein sequence MNQKLPNAQTVLILGIVSIVGTCCCTGLVGIICGLIGLNKYKSDKLLYDQNPSEYSDFSNLNTGRILCIIGLVLGAIQLIYTIFILATVGVDGYMQQYDQLKNMGR encoded by the coding sequence ATGAATCAAAAACTGCCAAACGCACAAACAGTGCTAATCTTGGGAATCGTGTCAATCGTTGGAACTTGTTGTTGTACAGGTTTAGTAGGTATTATCTGCGGACTTATCGGATTAAACAAATATAAAAGTGATAAGCTTTTGTATGATCAAAATCCATCAGAATATTCAGATTTTAGTAATTTGAATACTGGAAGAATTTTATGTATTATTGGGCTTGTCTTAGGAGCAATTCAGCTTATTTATACTATTTTCATTCTTGCAACTGTAGGAGTAGACGGTTATATGCAACAGTATGATCAACTAAAAAATATGGGTAGATAA
- a CDS encoding T9SS type A sorting domain-containing protein, with the protein MIKNLSTKLFVSLSIAGCVSTYGQCTPVSEFSENFDTLSCCAFGVVPPCWNSYVTQDGGNQIISSTAPASSPSNVYQIGYNKVSIVIMPPLTNINAGTHHFKFKARVNPGSTPGFLEFGYITDIGNISTFVVLQPITIANGTYDNTSERIFDVPATVPANARLAIRNPGTTWVGHYWDDAVWESKSGLGTKESELNDLKMYPNPFTDVITISDTSEIQNVKITDISGRVIKTIDKPTSTINLSELKSGVYFMTTYHKDGKSKTHKIIKE; encoded by the coding sequence ATGATTAAAAATTTATCAACTAAACTTTTCGTAAGTTTATCAATTGCAGGTTGTGTTTCAACCTATGGGCAATGTACCCCGGTGAGTGAGTTTTCAGAAAACTTCGATACTTTATCGTGTTGCGCTTTTGGGGTTGTTCCCCCATGTTGGAACAGTTATGTTACTCAGGATGGAGGGAATCAGATTATTTCAAGTACGGCTCCTGCATCGAGTCCAAGTAATGTGTATCAGATTGGCTATAATAAGGTATCCATAGTAATTATGCCTCCGTTGACAAATATCAATGCCGGTACGCATCATTTCAAATTCAAAGCGAGAGTTAATCCAGGGTCTACTCCCGGCTTTTTAGAATTTGGTTACATTACGGACATCGGAAATATATCAACATTTGTTGTTTTGCAACCGATTACAATTGCAAATGGAACTTACGACAACACATCGGAGAGAATTTTCGATGTACCTGCTACAGTTCCTGCAAATGCGAGATTGGCAATAAGAAATCCTGGAACGACCTGGGTAGGACATTATTGGGATGACGCAGTTTGGGAGAGTAAGTCAGGACTTGGCACAAAGGAATCAGAACTTAATGATTTGAAAATGTATCCAAACCCATTTACTGATGTAATTACGATTTCAGATACAAGCGAAATTCAGAATGTAAAAATTACAGATATTTCAGGAAGAGTGATCAAAACCATTGATAAACCGACTTCTACAATTAATTTGAGCGAGTTGAAATCCGGAGTCTACTTTATGACAACTTATCATAAAGACGGAAAATCAAAAACTCATAAAATCATCAAAGAATAA
- a CDS encoding cytidine deaminase, whose product MKKDIQIGYEHFTSISELTETEKLLFEKAKQARENGYAPYSNFLVGCSVLLENGEIYTGNNQENAAFPSGLCAERTALFWIGANFPNEIIKKIFIIGGPRDFSEKTPPIPPCGACRQSLMEYETKQNENIDIYFSNLNEEVFKVNSIKDLLPFYFDSTFL is encoded by the coding sequence ATGAAAAAAGATATACAAATCGGTTACGAACATTTCACAAGCATCAGCGAACTGACTGAAACAGAAAAACTGCTTTTTGAAAAAGCAAAACAAGCACGTGAAAATGGCTACGCACCCTACTCCAACTTTTTGGTAGGATGCTCGGTTTTGCTGGAGAATGGAGAAATATACACGGGAAACAATCAGGAAAACGCAGCATTCCCATCAGGACTTTGTGCGGAAAGAACCGCTCTGTTTTGGATTGGCGCTAATTTCCCTAATGAAATCATCAAGAAAATATTCATTATTGGCGGACCGAGAGATTTTTCAGAAAAAACTCCGCCAATTCCGCCTTGTGGAGCGTGCAGACAAAGTCTGATGGAATATGAAACGAAGCAGAATGAAAATATTGATATTTATTTTTCAAATTTAAATGAGGAAGTTTTTAAGGTAAATTCTATTAAAGATTTGCTGCCATTTTATTTTGATTCGACGTTTTTGTAG
- a CDS encoding DUF2752 domain-containing protein, whose protein sequence is MKIEDYMLPCPSKKFLGIECFGCGTQRAIVLVFNGKFTEAFHMFPAVYTLLLFFGFVALNFIDKKRNYGQILIFLAIINSLIMVFSYFYKHYF, encoded by the coding sequence ATGAAGATTGAAGACTATATGCTGCCATGCCCAAGCAAAAAATTCTTAGGGATAGAATGTTTCGGATGTGGTACCCAAAGGGCAATTGTATTAGTTTTTAATGGTAAGTTTACCGAGGCATTCCACATGTTTCCAGCAGTGTATACTTTGCTCTTGTTTTTTGGTTTTGTAGCCCTCAATTTTATAGATAAAAAAAGAAATTATGGTCAGATTTTAATATTTTTAGCAATTATTAACTCACTAATCATGGTATTTTCTTACTTTTATAAACATTATTTTTAA
- a CDS encoding ATP-dependent Clp protease ATP-binding subunit codes for MGVLVTNETVKQLFHIAQSIARENYNATYDGPHILQALMHKDIGLNEFLKNIDKDPGYFYEWADVRIEDYPKTTHLPSEVGEGEFVDQILEEADDIRLKLGLDEITPICILTAIVKPQVAFTLQQLKSLPLREHEIFNLYRKDTPYASPENSEISSLFSNGNDYSDNSFPSIKSYCIDRTAQARQGTLENIIGRDKELRMLVEILCRRTKPNVIIIGEPGVGKTALVEGFATEIIKGNVPEMLKNATLLELDTGALLAGTSYKGEIEDRLKKVINECKKIEKAILFIDEIHALLDPKGSIGNIGNILKPELARGEITVIGATTHEEYRKIIEPEQAFNRRFEVLTVNEPDEQTCVKMIDVLLDGYKMHHGIEVDKSALPECVRLAKRYAKGKKLPDAAIDLLDRTMAAIKMLDELSEKELQDWKENYENILKEEFLDEKDKADELIWNYNLLRDKISPILWGSLREQPQIDNSMPIEHLQKIIADTFTELIEHASVKREKVGKLELAAVMAAKTNIPIGKLQAQEKEKLLNMESLLLSRVVGQDHALKVLSDAIVENRSGLNKPGQPIGSFFLLGPTGTGKTELAKSMAELFFNDEKAMVRFDMSEFKEEHSAALLYGAPPGYVGYEEGGMLVNKIRQQPYTVVLFDEIEKAHHSVFDVFLQIMDEGKVHDKLGKEGDFSNALILFTSNIGSEEIVKQFEEGKVPESSSLMQIMSNSGRFRPEFLARITEIIPFAPITESIAERIFNIQLKSLHKSLHRLGMTLSITDEAVKNLALGGFSSKYGARQISGVIRSQLARPISKMIVREEVKSGQTLTVDWSQTEEKIDWKVE; via the coding sequence ATGGGAGTATTAGTTACCAACGAAACAGTAAAACAACTTTTTCACATCGCCCAGTCAATTGCGAGAGAGAATTACAATGCGACATACGACGGTCCGCACATTCTTCAGGCTTTAATGCATAAAGATATCGGACTCAATGAATTCTTAAAAAACATCGATAAAGATCCCGGATATTTCTACGAATGGGCAGATGTGCGCATCGAAGATTATCCCAAAACAACACATCTTCCCAGTGAAGTAGGTGAGGGCGAATTTGTAGATCAGATTCTTGAAGAGGCTGACGACATCAGGTTGAAATTGGGATTGGATGAGATTACCCCAATCTGTATTTTGACGGCGATCGTAAAACCACAGGTTGCCTTTACTTTACAACAACTCAAATCTTTGCCTCTCAGAGAGCACGAAATATTTAATTTATACAGAAAAGATACCCCTTATGCTTCACCAGAAAACAGTGAAATTTCATCGCTCTTTTCTAATGGAAATGACTATTCAGACAATTCTTTTCCTTCGATTAAAAGTTATTGCATAGACCGAACTGCTCAAGCCAGACAAGGTACTTTAGAAAATATTATCGGTCGTGATAAAGAACTGAGAATGCTGGTGGAAATTCTTTGTAGAAGAACAAAACCCAATGTGATTATCATCGGTGAACCAGGTGTCGGTAAAACCGCTTTGGTAGAAGGTTTCGCTACAGAAATCATTAAAGGAAATGTCCCGGAAATGCTTAAAAATGCTACTTTACTAGAATTAGACACTGGAGCTTTATTGGCTGGGACTTCTTACAAAGGCGAAATTGAAGACCGCTTGAAAAAAGTAATCAACGAGTGCAAGAAGATTGAAAAAGCGATTCTTTTTATAGACGAAATTCATGCACTTTTAGATCCCAAAGGCAGCATTGGAAATATTGGAAATATCCTTAAACCTGAATTGGCAAGAGGGGAAATTACCGTAATCGGAGCAACCACCCATGAAGAATACAGAAAAATAATTGAACCGGAACAGGCCTTCAACAGACGTTTCGAAGTTTTAACGGTTAACGAACCAGATGAGCAAACTTGTGTCAAAATGATTGATGTTCTTCTGGATGGTTACAAAATGCACCACGGTATCGAAGTTGATAAATCGGCACTTCCCGAATGTGTACGTCTGGCAAAAAGATATGCAAAAGGTAAAAAATTGCCTGATGCTGCAATTGACCTGCTTGACCGAACAATGGCTGCCATCAAAATGCTGGATGAGCTTTCTGAAAAAGAACTTCAAGACTGGAAAGAAAATTATGAGAATATTCTGAAAGAAGAATTTTTGGATGAAAAAGATAAAGCCGACGAATTAATCTGGAATTACAATTTACTGAGGGATAAAATCAGCCCGATTTTGTGGGGATCTTTGCGAGAGCAGCCACAGATTGATAACTCTATGCCGATCGAGCATCTTCAGAAAATCATTGCAGATACTTTTACAGAATTGATAGAACATGCTTCTGTAAAAAGAGAAAAAGTAGGTAAGCTTGAATTGGCGGCTGTAATGGCGGCAAAAACCAATATTCCGATTGGGAAACTTCAGGCTCAGGAAAAAGAGAAGCTTCTGAATATGGAATCTCTTTTACTAAGCAGAGTCGTTGGTCAGGATCATGCATTGAAAGTGCTTTCTGATGCCATCGTTGAAAACCGAAGTGGGTTAAACAAACCCGGTCAACCAATCGGATCATTTTTCCTTTTGGGGCCAACTGGAACCGGGAAAACTGAATTGGCGAAATCTATGGCAGAACTCTTTTTTAATGATGAAAAAGCGATGGTTCGTTTTGATATGTCAGAATTTAAAGAAGAGCACTCAGCAGCATTATTATATGGTGCGCCTCCAGGATATGTCGGTTATGAGGAAGGTGGAATGTTAGTTAATAAAATCCGTCAGCAACCTTATACCGTAGTTTTATTTGATGAGATTGAAAAAGCGCATCATTCTGTTTTCGATGTCTTTTTACAAATTATGGACGAAGGAAAAGTGCATGATAAATTAGGAAAAGAAGGAGATTTCAGCAATGCATTAATTTTATTTACTTCAAATATCGGAAGCGAAGAAATTGTAAAACAATTTGAAGAAGGAAAAGTTCCCGAATCATCTTCTCTGATGCAGATTATGTCAAATTCAGGCAGATTCAGACCAGAATTTTTAGCAAGAATTACAGAAATTATTCCTTTTGCACCAATCACGGAATCTATTGCTGAAAGAATTTTTAATATTCAGTTAAAATCACTTCACAAATCACTTCACAGATTAGGAATGACGCTTTCCATCACTGATGAAGCGGTGAAAAATTTAGCTTTAGGCGGATTCAGCAGCAAATATGGAGCGAGACAGATTTCCGGAGTCATCCGATCTCAGCTGGCAAGACCGATCTCTAAAATGATTGTGCGCGAAGAAGTGAAATCCGGGCAAACTCTTACTGTTGATTGGAGCCAAACTGAAGAGAAAATCGATTGGAAAGTAGAATAA
- a CDS encoding TonB-dependent siderophore receptor, whose product MNTYFYSASLLFLLATPVSLFSQEKESDSIRTETIKALILNMKRQETGVISSQKLSGAELEKLNSTSVADAVRYFSGVQLKDYGGIGGMKTVNIRAMGTQHVGVFYDGIALGNAQNGTVDLGRFSLDNLESISLYNGQKSEIFQSAKDFGSSGSIYLKSRTPVFTDSKKTNVNLHFRSGSFGVINPSVLLEQKLNDNISVALSTEYLTANGEYKFHQRVALPDGSLGWERQGTRTNGDVEALRAEVGVFGKINNGTWKLKTYYYDSERGVPGAVTKNNDIFSSRQWDKNFFVQGSFEKELSTKYKFLISSKFADDYTRYYNGNPGGTPLFIDNTYKQQEVYVSTAHQYSPYKFWKINLSVDYQFNTLDANLRQFAYPERNTELVALASQFDFKKFKIQGSVLGTFVQEKIENTLFSTPQNRSEFTPTIFASYQPFSAEFKVHGFYKRIFRMPTFNDLYYTEVGSSQLRPEFTNQYDLGFTFNKDFNSGVLKNINLIADAYYNRVRDKIIAYPKGQQFRWTMENLGEVEIKGVDLSALAIWLLSENLLLSNRFTYTFTEALNISKTNITSYYRHQIPYTAKNNASALLGLTYKDWQLNYSFVYVGERYNMSENIPVNYEQPWYTSDISGTKEFNMKDWKFRLGLEVNNLLDQNYSVIQNYPMPGRNYRVSLRVTF is encoded by the coding sequence ATGAATACATATTTTTACTCTGCTTCGCTGCTGTTTTTGTTGGCTACACCTGTTTCTCTTTTTTCACAAGAAAAAGAAAGTGACAGCATTCGTACAGAAACAATCAAGGCTCTTATCCTCAATATGAAACGTCAGGAAACCGGTGTTATTTCTTCACAAAAACTTTCCGGTGCCGAGCTTGAAAAACTGAACAGTACTTCTGTTGCAGATGCTGTGAGGTATTTTTCCGGAGTCCAATTGAAAGATTATGGCGGAATTGGCGGAATGAAAACCGTGAATATCAGGGCGATGGGAACACAGCACGTTGGTGTTTTCTACGACGGAATTGCACTTGGAAATGCGCAAAACGGAACGGTAGATTTAGGAAGGTTTTCTTTAGACAATTTAGAATCCATCTCATTGTACAATGGTCAGAAAAGTGAAATTTTTCAGTCTGCGAAAGACTTTGGTTCTTCGGGATCTATATATTTGAAAAGTAGAACTCCGGTTTTCACAGATTCAAAAAAAACCAATGTGAATCTTCACTTCCGTTCGGGATCTTTTGGAGTAATTAACCCATCAGTATTGCTTGAACAGAAACTTAATGACAATATAAGCGTTGCCTTGAGCACAGAATATCTTACCGCAAATGGCGAATATAAATTTCATCAGAGAGTTGCTTTACCCGATGGAAGCCTCGGTTGGGAACGCCAAGGTACAAGAACCAACGGTGATGTGGAAGCTCTAAGGGCTGAAGTAGGAGTTTTTGGTAAAATCAATAACGGAACATGGAAACTGAAAACCTATTATTATGATTCTGAAAGAGGAGTTCCTGGCGCAGTGACAAAAAACAATGATATTTTCTCGAGTAGACAATGGGATAAAAACTTTTTTGTACAAGGGAGTTTTGAGAAAGAACTTTCTACAAAATACAAATTCTTAATCAGCTCTAAATTTGCTGATGACTACACTCGTTATTATAATGGCAATCCTGGCGGAACACCTCTGTTTATAGATAATACTTATAAACAGCAAGAGGTCTACGTTTCTACGGCACACCAATATTCTCCTTACAAATTTTGGAAAATCAATTTATCGGTAGATTATCAATTTAATACTTTGGATGCCAATTTAAGACAGTTTGCATATCCCGAAAGAAATACAGAACTTGTGGCATTGGCTTCACAGTTTGATTTTAAAAAATTTAAAATACAGGGAAGCGTTTTAGGAACTTTTGTGCAGGAAAAAATAGAAAACACCTTATTTTCGACACCTCAAAACCGCTCTGAGTTTACGCCTACTATATTTGCTTCTTATCAGCCGTTTTCTGCAGAATTTAAAGTTCATGGTTTTTATAAGAGAATTTTCAGAATGCCAACTTTCAATGATTTGTATTACACGGAAGTCGGAAGTTCGCAATTGAGACCAGAATTTACCAATCAGTATGATCTTGGATTTACATTTAATAAAGATTTTAATTCAGGTGTTTTAAAAAATATCAACCTGATTGCTGATGCTTATTACAATCGTGTTCGGGATAAAATCATTGCTTATCCAAAAGGGCAACAATTCCGCTGGACGATGGAGAATTTGGGTGAGGTGGAAATAAAAGGAGTTGATCTTTCGGCACTGGCAATCTGGCTTCTTTCAGAAAATTTATTATTGAGCAACCGTTTTACTTATACTTTTACAGAAGCTTTAAATATTAGCAAAACCAATATTACTTCTTACTACAGGCATCAGATTCCTTACACCGCAAAGAATAATGCGAGTGCATTATTGGGTCTTACTTATAAAGACTGGCAGCTTAATTACAGTTTCGTCTACGTTGGCGAACGGTACAATATGTCTGAAAACATTCCGGTAAACTACGAACAGCCTTGGTACACCAGCGATATTTCCGGAACGAAAGAATTTAATATGAAAGACTGGAAATTCAGATTAGGCCTGGAAGTAAATAATCTTTTGGATCAGAATTACAGCGTTATCCAGAATTACCCAATGCCAGGACGAAATTACAGAGTCAGCCTGAGAGTAACCTTTTAA
- a CDS encoding lytic transglycosylase domain-containing protein gives MKIYFNKIVFAAVFFVSFEMASAQYLSASDTSESSVRKYKNIINANKDVVQFIENSLAKKGLPKHLRNLPLIESHFDRNITSHAGAVGLWQFMNAHANQYGLTADRRNDIYRSTKVAVVSLGNLYKKYGNWVTVIAAYNCGEGNIAKAMQSANSSQYHVFSKYLPAETINHVKKYLNACYATGELNSVLTNYNSSRMQKVFDARSGLKEESSLSETEINAGFSLKIIAEELKLSLNDILNWNPEIEEELQTTGESTLYLPTDLMPDFLLKKNKILSRSIKEGNITSK, from the coding sequence ATGAAGATTTATTTCAATAAAATAGTATTTGCAGCAGTCTTTTTTGTTTCTTTTGAAATGGCATCTGCTCAGTATCTCTCTGCTAGTGACACTTCTGAAAGCAGTGTGAGAAAGTACAAAAACATCATCAATGCAAATAAAGACGTTGTTCAGTTTATAGAAAATTCTTTAGCTAAAAAGGGACTTCCAAAGCATTTGAGAAATTTACCTTTAATAGAATCTCATTTTGACAGAAACATTACTTCGCATGCCGGTGCAGTAGGGCTTTGGCAGTTTATGAACGCCCACGCCAATCAATACGGTCTTACCGCAGATCGTCGTAACGACATTTACAGAAGTACTAAAGTGGCAGTGGTTTCTTTGGGAAATCTTTATAAAAAATATGGCAATTGGGTAACTGTTATTGCGGCATACAATTGTGGAGAAGGGAATATTGCCAAGGCGATGCAGTCTGCCAATTCAAGTCAGTATCATGTTTTCTCTAAATATTTGCCGGCAGAAACGATTAACCATGTTAAAAAATATCTGAATGCTTGTTATGCGACAGGAGAACTCAACAGTGTTTTGACCAATTACAATTCTTCAAGAATGCAGAAAGTATTTGATGCAAGATCCGGCTTGAAAGAAGAATCATCATTATCTGAAACCGAAATTAATGCAGGATTCAGCTTAAAAATTATTGCTGAAGAATTAAAATTAAGTTTAAATGACATTCTCAATTGGAACCCTGAAATTGAAGAAGAACTTCAGACTACAGGAGAAAGTACTTTATACCTTCCAACAGATTTGATGCCTGATTTTTTATTGAAGAAAAATAAGATTTTGTCCCGCTCTATAAAAGAAGGGAACATTACTTCAAAATAA
- a CDS encoding endonuclease — translation MKKHLLFLVIAQFANAQAPSGYYSSANGLTGAPLKTALSSIITSGHQDKGYSGLWTAYKTTDIDKNYENDGSILDIYSERPTSSDPYNYTPGGNQCGTYSTEGNCYNREHIVPQSLFNEASPMKNDVHFIRATDGKVNGMRSNYPFGKVGSTTFTSQNGSKLGSSSSSGFSGTVFEPIDEFKGDVARMVFYFVTRYQNQLSGFSSGNMLGGSAFPGLQTWELNVLLAWHNQDPVSQAEINRNNASYTFQGNRNPFIDNQNYVNQIWGSPTPTQDTQAPTVVANLTVSGKTTNSVSLAWSAATDNVAVTSYDVYMNGSLKSNVNTTSATVTGLNPSTTYNFYIKAKDAAGNASANSSTVSATTNAGTTNPNPTNCVNETFETIPTSGASSYTTKTWTNSGITWTATDSRSDQTISNKAITVRNGSLKSSSFSNGINSLTVTTQLKFSGSSGSFNVLVNGANVGTIPYSTTATTTTINNINVSGNVIVTLVNNSSSNRVAIDNLSWTCSAGSARQSIMNTENTQSYELQVYPNPISNQEVFVKGETENIQKAEIYNLQGKVMQTENQPFKNGKSIRTRNLQQGIYILKLDESSLKFIVK, via the coding sequence ATGAAAAAACATCTTCTATTTTTAGTAATAGCACAATTCGCTAATGCTCAAGCTCCATCAGGATACTACTCCTCCGCAAACGGACTTACAGGAGCTCCTCTGAAAACCGCTTTAAGCTCAATCATTACCAGCGGACATCAAGACAAAGGCTACAGCGGACTTTGGACTGCCTACAAAACTACCGACATTGACAAAAATTACGAAAATGACGGCTCTATTTTAGACATTTATTCTGAAAGACCAACCTCATCTGATCCGTACAACTACACACCTGGCGGAAACCAATGTGGAACATATTCTACTGAAGGGAATTGTTACAACCGCGAACACATCGTTCCGCAAAGCTTATTTAATGAAGCTTCACCAATGAAAAATGACGTGCATTTCATCAGAGCCACCGATGGAAAGGTAAACGGAATGCGATCAAATTATCCTTTCGGGAAAGTGGGAAGCACAACGTTCACTTCTCAAAACGGTTCAAAATTGGGAAGTTCGTCATCTTCAGGGTTTTCGGGAACGGTTTTCGAGCCGATTGATGAGTTTAAAGGAGATGTTGCAAGAATGGTTTTTTATTTTGTGACCAGATACCAAAATCAATTATCCGGTTTTTCTTCAGGAAATATGTTGGGAGGTTCAGCATTTCCTGGCTTGCAGACTTGGGAGCTGAATGTTTTGCTGGCCTGGCATAATCAGGATCCCGTTTCTCAGGCTGAAATCAACAGAAATAATGCCTCGTATACTTTTCAGGGAAATAGAAATCCATTTATTGATAATCAGAATTATGTGAATCAAATTTGGGGATCACCAACTCCGACTCAGGATACACAAGCTCCTACTGTTGTGGCGAACCTTACAGTATCCGGGAAAACCACAAACAGTGTTTCTCTAGCTTGGTCTGCCGCAACTGATAATGTCGCAGTGACTTCTTATGATGTTTATATGAACGGAAGTTTAAAATCTAATGTAAACACAACCTCAGCGACGGTTACAGGATTAAATCCTTCGACAACTTATAATTTCTATATTAAAGCGAAAGATGCTGCAGGTAATGCTTCTGCAAATAGTTCAACCGTTTCGGCAACCACAAACGCAGGAACAACAAACCCGAACCCTACCAATTGTGTAAACGAAACTTTTGAAACCATCCCGACATCCGGCGCATCATCTTACACTACAAAAACATGGACAAACAGCGGAATTACATGGACAGCTACAGATTCAAGAAGTGACCAAACGATTTCCAATAAAGCCATTACGGTAAGAAACGGTTCGCTAAAATCGAGCTCATTCAGTAATGGTATTAATTCTTTAACGGTAACAACGCAGTTGAAATTCAGTGGAAGCAGCGGAAGTTTTAATGTTTTGGTCAATGGCGCAAATGTGGGAACAATTCCGTACAGCACAACTGCAACGACAACAACGATTAACAACATCAATGTTTCAGGAAATGTGATTGTCACTTTGGTCAATAATTCTTCAAGCAACAGAGTAGCCATCGACAATCTAAGCTGGACTTGTTCTGCAGGATCTGCAAGACAAAGTATAATGAATACAGAAAATACGCAATCCTATGAGTTGCAAGTTTACCCAAATCCTATTTCAAATCAAGAGGTTTTTGTAAAAGGTGAAACTGAAAACATTCAAAAAGCCGAAATTTACAACCTTCAAGGGAAGGTGATGCAAACGGAAAATCAGCCTTTTAAAAACGGAAAATCTATCAGAACACGAAATCTTCAGCAAGGAATCTATATTTTAAAATTAGATGAATCGAGCTTGAAGTTTATTGTGAAGTAA